In the Streptomyces sp. f51 genome, one interval contains:
- a CDS encoding DUF1343 domain-containing protein translates to MRLSRRSLLTAGTAAAALTPLPAGAAARPAKPGTRLRTGFERLAGDGYARLDGRRVGIVTNPTGVTRDVRHVVDVMHADARVDLTAVFGPEHGFRGTAQAGGSEGRYDDPATGLPVYDTYLKSGQPLADVFTASGVDTIVFDIQDVGARFYTYIWTLYDCMEAAQLAGKRFVVLDRPNPVTGRSAQGPVLHPEFATFVGRRPIAQAHGMTVAELARLFNGEFLTAPVELDTVLMSGWSRGEFYDASGLPWVPPSPNMPTADTALVYSGTCLFEGTNLSEGRGTTRPFELLGAEGLDGRWAAAAGELGLPGVHFREAYFAPTFSKFQGRTVGGVQIHVHDRAAYEPVRTGIALLVTAKKVWSGFAWRSDDWIDKLTGSALVRTMIDAGAGTDEVVAAWQDELDAFRRVRKHYLIYT, encoded by the coding sequence ATGCGCTTGTCCCGACGGTCCCTGCTCACGGCCGGCACCGCCGCGGCCGCCCTGACCCCGCTGCCCGCCGGGGCGGCGGCGCGGCCCGCGAAGCCCGGCACCCGGCTGCGCACCGGGTTCGAGCGTCTGGCCGGGGACGGGTACGCGCGGCTCGACGGCCGGCGCGTCGGGATCGTCACCAACCCCACCGGCGTCACCCGGGACGTCCGGCACGTCGTCGACGTCATGCACGCCGACGCGCGCGTGGACCTGACGGCCGTCTTCGGACCCGAGCACGGCTTCCGGGGCACCGCGCAGGCGGGCGGATCCGAGGGCCGCTACGACGACCCGGCGACCGGACTGCCCGTCTACGACACGTACTTGAAGAGCGGTCAGCCCCTCGCCGACGTCTTCACCGCGTCCGGCGTGGACACCATCGTCTTCGACATCCAGGACGTGGGGGCGCGCTTCTACACGTACATCTGGACGTTGTACGACTGCATGGAGGCCGCGCAGCTCGCCGGGAAACGGTTCGTGGTCCTCGACCGGCCGAACCCGGTCACCGGACGCTCGGCCCAAGGACCGGTCCTGCACCCCGAGTTCGCGACGTTCGTCGGGCGCAGGCCGATCGCGCAGGCGCACGGGATGACGGTGGCGGAGCTGGCCCGGCTCTTCAACGGCGAGTTCCTGACGGCACCCGTGGAACTCGACACGGTGCTCATGTCGGGCTGGAGCCGCGGGGAGTTCTACGATGCCTCGGGCCTGCCCTGGGTGCCGCCGAGCCCGAACATGCCGACGGCGGACACCGCGTTGGTGTACTCAGGGACCTGCCTGTTCGAGGGGACGAACCTGTCGGAAGGGCGGGGCACGACCCGGCCGTTCGAACTGCTCGGCGCCGAGGGCCTCGACGGGCGCTGGGCCGCCGCGGCCGGTGAACTGGGCCTTCCCGGCGTGCACTTCAGAGAGGCCTACTTCGCCCCCACCTTCTCCAAGTTCCAGGGCAGGACCGTCGGGGGCGTCCAGATCCATGTGCACGACCGGGCCGCCTACGAGCCCGTGCGCACCGGAATCGCCCTCCTGGTGACCGCGAAGAAGGTCTGGAGCGGCTTCGCCTGGCGCTCCGACGACTGGATCGACAAGCTGACGGGCTCGGCGCTGGTGCGCACGATGATCGACGCGGGCGCCGGCACCGACGAGGTCGTGGCGGCCTGGCAGGACGAACTGGACGCCTTCCGCAGGGTCCGCAAGCACTACCTCATCTACACGTGA
- a CDS encoding TetR/AcrR family transcriptional regulator, protein MPRTTDGDGTPVPQRLLAAATRLFAEQGYDRTSVQEIVEAAGVTKGALYHYFGSKDDLLHEVYARVLRLQQERLDAFADADAPVEERLRRAAADVVVTTIDNLDDASIFFRSMHHLGPEKLKQVRSERRRYHERFRALVEEGQKKGVFSTATPADLVVDYHFGSVHHLSTWYRPDGPLAPQEVADHLADLLLRALRP, encoded by the coding sequence GTGCCCAGGACGACGGACGGTGACGGCACGCCCGTCCCGCAGCGGCTGCTGGCCGCCGCCACCCGGCTCTTCGCGGAGCAGGGCTACGACCGCACGTCGGTGCAGGAGATCGTCGAGGCCGCGGGCGTCACCAAGGGGGCGCTCTACCACTACTTCGGCTCCAAGGACGATCTCCTGCACGAGGTCTACGCCCGTGTGCTGCGCCTTCAGCAGGAGCGGCTCGACGCGTTCGCGGACGCGGACGCGCCCGTCGAGGAGCGGCTGCGGCGCGCGGCGGCCGACGTGGTCGTCACGACCATCGACAACCTCGACGACGCCTCGATCTTCTTCCGGTCGATGCATCATCTCGGGCCCGAGAAGCTCAAGCAGGTGCGCTCCGAGCGGCGGCGCTACCACGAGCGGTTCCGCGCCCTGGTCGAGGAGGGCCAGAAGAAGGGCGTCTTCTCCACCGCCACCCCCGCGGACCTGGTCGTCGACTACCACTTCGGCTCGGTCCACCACCTGTCCACGTGGTACCGCCCGGACGGCCCCCTGGCCCCCCAGGAGGTGGCCGACCACCTGGCAGACCTCCTCCTGCGCGCCCTGCGCCCGTAG
- a CDS encoding AMP-binding protein → MTGYADRPWTALLSEAQRGPVNPADTLVHALADVTARTPDRTALAYFDGRLSYRELDELSGSVAGHLADRGVERGDRVAVMLQNSPHFVIALLGAWKAGATVVPVNPMYKSGEVRHVLHDAEAAALVCSDRAWDTYLRETAADSPVRVVLTACELDLQTRNDPRVLAFGRLPLDEAADDLLAVARQGHKAPGDRVLGPSDIALISYTSGTSGTPKGATNTHGNIMYNAERQRTGLALPEAPVYFALAPLFHITGMVCQLAACLDSAGTLVLAYRFEAGVVLEAFAEHRPLYTVGPSTAFMALAAHPDVTPDHFSSFVNISSGGAPLPPALVERFRAGFGPYIRNGYGLTECTAPCASVPPGLEAPVDPASGTLAVGVPGPDSVVRIVDDQGQEVPFGEQGEILVSGPQVVPGYWRRPEATAETFPDGELRTGDIGFMDENGWLYVVDRKKDMINASGFKVWPREVEDVLHTHPAVREAAVVGIPDGYRGETVMAYISLRPGAAEDPEALAAYCKERLAAYKYPRRVEILPELPKTASGKILRRELRSRPRDSQ, encoded by the coding sequence GTGACCGGCTACGCAGACCGGCCCTGGACCGCACTGCTCAGCGAGGCGCAGCGCGGCCCGGTGAACCCCGCCGACACCCTGGTGCACGCCCTCGCGGACGTGACCGCCCGCACTCCGGACCGCACCGCGCTCGCCTACTTCGACGGGCGGCTGAGCTACCGCGAACTCGACGAGCTGAGCGGCTCCGTGGCCGGGCACCTCGCCGACCGGGGCGTGGAGCGGGGCGACCGGGTCGCGGTCATGCTCCAGAACTCCCCGCACTTCGTGATCGCGCTGCTCGGCGCGTGGAAGGCCGGCGCGACCGTCGTACCGGTCAACCCGATGTACAAGTCCGGCGAGGTACGGCACGTCCTGCACGACGCCGAGGCCGCCGCCCTCGTGTGCTCCGACCGCGCGTGGGACACCTATCTGCGCGAGACCGCCGCCGACTCGCCCGTACGGGTCGTCCTCACGGCCTGTGAACTCGACCTCCAGACCCGGAACGACCCGCGTGTGCTGGCCTTCGGGCGCCTGCCCCTCGACGAGGCCGCCGACGACCTCCTCGCCGTCGCCCGGCAGGGGCACAAGGCGCCGGGCGACCGGGTCCTCGGCCCGTCGGACATCGCGCTGATCAGCTACACCTCGGGCACCAGCGGCACCCCCAAGGGCGCCACCAACACGCACGGCAACATCATGTACAACGCCGAGCGCCAGCGGACCGGCCTCGCGCTGCCCGAGGCGCCCGTGTACTTCGCGCTGGCACCCTTGTTCCACATCACCGGAATGGTCTGCCAGCTCGCCGCCTGCCTCGACAGCGCGGGCACCCTGGTCCTCGCGTACCGCTTCGAGGCCGGGGTCGTCCTGGAGGCCTTCGCCGAACACCGGCCGCTCTACACCGTCGGCCCCTCGACCGCCTTCATGGCACTGGCCGCACACCCGGACGTCACACCGGACCACTTCTCGTCCTTCGTCAACATCTCCTCCGGCGGCGCCCCGCTGCCGCCCGCCCTCGTCGAACGGTTCCGGGCCGGCTTCGGGCCGTACATCCGCAACGGCTACGGGCTCACCGAGTGCACCGCGCCCTGCGCCTCCGTGCCCCCCGGCCTGGAGGCGCCCGTGGACCCGGCCTCAGGGACCCTGGCCGTGGGCGTGCCGGGACCTGACTCGGTCGTACGCATCGTCGACGACCAGGGCCAGGAGGTGCCCTTCGGCGAGCAGGGCGAGATCCTCGTCAGCGGTCCGCAGGTGGTGCCCGGCTACTGGCGCCGCCCCGAGGCGACCGCCGAGACCTTCCCGGACGGCGAACTGCGCACCGGCGACATCGGCTTCATGGACGAGAACGGCTGGCTCTACGTCGTCGACCGCAAGAAGGACATGATCAACGCGTCCGGCTTCAAGGTCTGGCCCCGCGAGGTCGAGGACGTCCTGCACACCCACCCGGCGGTCCGCGAGGCCGCCGTCGTCGGGATCCCGGACGGCTACCGCGGGGAGACCGTCATGGCGTACATCAGCCTGCGGCCCGGCGCCGCCGAGGATCCCGAGGCGCTGGCCGCGTACTGCAAGGAGAGACTGGCCGCCTACAAATATCCGCGGCGGGTGGAGATCCTGCCCGAACTGCCGAAAACGGCGAGTGGGAAGATCCTCCGGCGGGAACTGCGTTCCCGCCCGCGGGACTCCCAGTAG
- a CDS encoding serine-threonine protein kinase produces MTEPAVSVSPYWELTFDADGDADVRERDRWLEEVPRRGVRDLIVFTHGWNNDRSAATSLFSQFFAPVPELAPSARLGYVGVVWPSMRFSDEPIPDFPPSVAAAIADDNASPLGKNTRHALLEVFPGRATVVEQITRLLDQRPDEGASLEEFGRLVRLLVEVRPQGPQTAFAADTLAEGVPESDPEMLFGDTATVCAEFAQALAGAQAPAFALPRLWDGALELLRQATYYAMKRRAGTVGERGLARAVGLLATAAPEVRVHLVGHSFGGRLVSFALRGLPPGVHTVKSVTLLQGAFSHYAFSPRLPHDPRASGVLDGQYHRIDGPLVCCYSHFDSALGTIYPLASRMAGDDRSVVADFGIGGMLGAQWGAMGHDGVQAVPGTASFTLAEALRTRLPVSGCVNVDAASVVCRGGAPAGAHSDICHRELAQVVLAAGRVH; encoded by the coding sequence ATGACGGAACCGGCAGTGAGCGTTTCTCCCTACTGGGAGCTGACCTTCGACGCGGACGGGGACGCGGACGTCCGGGAACGGGACCGGTGGCTGGAGGAGGTGCCACGGCGCGGGGTCCGCGACCTGATCGTCTTCACGCACGGCTGGAACAACGACCGTTCCGCGGCCACCAGCCTCTTCAGCCAGTTCTTCGCGCCCGTCCCGGAGCTCGCGCCCTCCGCGCGCCTCGGCTACGTGGGCGTGGTCTGGCCCTCGATGCGGTTCTCGGACGAACCGATCCCCGACTTCCCCCCGTCGGTGGCCGCCGCGATCGCCGACGACAACGCCTCACCGCTCGGCAAGAACACCCGGCACGCCCTGCTTGAGGTGTTCCCCGGCCGCGCCACCGTGGTGGAGCAGATCACCCGGCTGCTCGACCAACGACCGGACGAGGGAGCCTCGTTGGAGGAGTTCGGCCGCCTGGTGCGGCTGCTCGTCGAGGTCCGCCCGCAGGGCCCGCAGACCGCGTTCGCCGCGGACACCCTCGCGGAGGGCGTACCGGAGAGCGATCCCGAGATGCTGTTCGGGGACACCGCGACGGTGTGCGCCGAGTTCGCGCAGGCGCTCGCCGGGGCGCAGGCCCCCGCCTTCGCCCTGCCCCGGCTGTGGGACGGGGCGCTCGAACTGCTGCGCCAGGCCACGTACTACGCCATGAAGAGACGCGCGGGCACGGTCGGCGAGCGCGGGCTCGCGCGGGCGGTGGGCCTGCTCGCGACGGCGGCACCCGAGGTGCGCGTGCACCTGGTGGGGCACAGCTTCGGCGGCCGGCTGGTCTCCTTCGCCCTGCGCGGGCTGCCTCCCGGGGTGCACACGGTCAAGTCGGTGACCCTGCTCCAGGGCGCCTTCTCCCACTACGCGTTCTCCCCGCGGCTGCCCCACGACCCGCGTGCGAGCGGGGTGCTCGACGGTCAGTACCACCGGATCGACGGCCCGCTGGTGTGCTGCTACTCCCACTTCGACTCGGCGCTCGGCACGATCTATCCGCTGGCCTCCCGGATGGCCGGGGACGACCGGTCGGTGGTGGCGGACTTCGGCATCGGCGGCATGCTCGGCGCTCAGTGGGGCGCGATGGGCCACGACGGGGTGCAGGCGGTGCCGGGGACGGCGTCGTTCACGCTCGCCGAGGCCCTGCGCACCCGGCTGCCGGTCTCGGGGTGCGTGAACGTCGACGCCGCCTCGGTGGTGTGCCGAGGCGGCGCGCCCGCGGGTGCTCACAGCGACATCTGCCATCGCGAGCTGGCCCAGGTGGTGCTGGCGGCGGGCCGCGTCCACTGA
- a CDS encoding penicillin acylase family protein, whose product MPPSTPRTTLDRLRTPRRFPKFLRAASLCVLIAGLLSPLSQAAAADTSTAAAANDYCGGQCSDILPPGENGNATLAQILLNQVFGTQPSHAEDQLGLYGNLPSGSSGLTDAKINDFFNDASFGVAANQVESTTKPGGRTDVTIVRDKKTGVPHITGTTRYGTEYGAGYAAAQDRLWLMDVFRHVGRGQLTSFAGGAASNQGLEQEFWRNAPYTEADLQAQIDEATGRAGARGAQALTDANAYLDGINAYIDASDSGRYFPGEYVLTGHKDSITNAGTIDHFKLTDLVALASVIGSLFGSGGGGEVNNALSLLAAQNQYGVTEGTKVWEAFRERNDPEAALTVHNGQSFPYAARPDSPQGEALPDAGSVTQEPLVYDRTGSAATASATGASATAAKTSLTSAKRGMSNALVVSGKYTASGHPIAVFGPQTGYFAPQLLMLQEIQGPGLSARGASFAGLSMYVELGRGQDYSWSATTSGQDIIDTYAVELCQDDYHYLYHGTCTAMDKVERTNSWKPTTADGTAAGSYRMQVYRTKYGPVEYRATVGGKKVAYTTLRSSFMHEADSIIGFQMLNDPDYVKSPATFQSAVQNINYTFNWFYADSAHTAYYNSGDNPVRANGVDAEFPVWAQAAYEWQGWDPATNTATYTPASAHPNSVDQDYYISWNNKQAKDYTTASWGDGSVHRGDLLEDRVSKLVAAGGVTRSALVKAMADASVADLRAEDVLPNLLKVVNSSPVTDSTAADAVSKLSAWVTAGAKRTETSAGSHTYANADAIRILDAWWPLLVKAEFQPGLGSDLYTAFGSNLPVDEAPSAGHGPTGSHAGSSFQFGWWSYVDKDIRSVLGQPVQGGLSRTYCGGGSLSACRDALIGSLKEAAGKSASIVYPGDDQCSAGDQWCADSIVQRTLGGIKHGKITWQNRPTFQQVVEYTSHR is encoded by the coding sequence ATGCCACCGAGCACCCCACGCACCACCCTGGACAGACTGAGAACTCCCCGCAGATTCCCCAAGTTCCTCAGGGCAGCATCCCTATGCGTGCTCATTGCCGGTCTTTTGTCCCCGCTTTCCCAGGCGGCCGCCGCGGACACCTCCACGGCGGCCGCCGCGAACGACTACTGCGGCGGCCAGTGTTCCGACATCCTGCCGCCCGGTGAGAACGGCAACGCCACCCTCGCGCAGATCCTGCTCAACCAGGTCTTCGGTACTCAGCCCAGCCATGCCGAGGACCAGCTCGGCCTCTACGGCAACCTGCCCTCGGGCTCCTCCGGGCTCACCGACGCGAAGATCAACGACTTCTTCAACGACGCCTCGTTCGGCGTCGCCGCCAACCAGGTCGAGTCGACCACCAAGCCCGGCGGACGCACCGACGTGACGATCGTCCGCGACAAGAAGACCGGCGTCCCGCACATCACCGGCACCACCCGCTACGGCACCGAGTACGGCGCCGGCTACGCCGCGGCCCAGGACCGGCTGTGGCTGATGGACGTCTTCCGTCACGTCGGACGCGGCCAGCTGACCAGCTTCGCGGGCGGCGCGGCCTCCAACCAGGGCCTGGAGCAGGAGTTCTGGCGCAACGCGCCCTACACCGAGGCCGACCTCCAGGCCCAGATCGACGAGGCGACCGGCAGGGCCGGAGCCCGTGGGGCCCAGGCGCTCACCGACGCCAACGCCTACCTCGACGGCATCAACGCCTACATCGACGCCTCCGACAGCGGCCGCTACTTCCCCGGCGAGTACGTCCTGACCGGCCACAAGGACTCCATCACCAACGCCGGCACCATCGACCACTTCAAGCTCACCGACCTGGTCGCGCTGGCCTCCGTCATCGGCTCGCTCTTCGGCTCCGGGGGCGGCGGCGAGGTCAACAACGCCCTCTCGCTGCTCGCCGCCCAGAACCAGTACGGAGTGACGGAGGGCACCAAGGTCTGGGAGGCCTTCCGCGAGCGCAACGACCCGGAAGCGGCGCTCACCGTGCACAACGGCCAGAGCTTCCCGTACGCCGCGAGGCCGGACAGCCCGCAGGGCGAGGCCCTGCCCGACGCCGGCTCGGTGACCCAGGAGCCGCTGGTCTACGACCGCACCGGCAGCGCGGCCACCGCGAGCGCCACCGGCGCCTCCGCCACGGCGGCGAAGACGTCGCTCACCTCCGCCAAGCGCGGGATGTCCAACGCCCTGGTCGTCAGCGGCAAGTACACCGCCAGCGGTCACCCGATCGCCGTCTTCGGCCCGCAGACCGGCTATTTCGCGCCACAGCTGCTCATGCTCCAGGAGATCCAGGGTCCGGGCCTCAGCGCCCGCGGCGCCTCGTTCGCCGGCCTGAGCATGTACGTCGAACTCGGCCGCGGCCAGGACTACTCCTGGAGCGCGACGACCTCCGGCCAGGACATCATCGACACGTACGCCGTCGAACTGTGCCAGGACGACTACCACTACCTGTACCACGGCACCTGCACGGCGATGGACAAGGTCGAGCGGACCAACTCCTGGAAGCCGACCACGGCCGACGGCACCGCGGCCGGCTCGTACCGCATGCAGGTCTACCGGACCAAGTACGGACCCGTGGAGTACCGCGCGACGGTCGGCGGCAAGAAGGTCGCCTACACCACCCTGCGCAGCTCCTTCATGCACGAGGCCGACTCGATCATCGGCTTCCAGATGCTCAACGACCCGGACTACGTGAAGAGTCCGGCGACGTTCCAGAGCGCGGTGCAGAACATCAACTACACCTTCAACTGGTTCTACGCCGACTCGGCGCACACCGCCTACTACAACAGCGGCGACAACCCGGTGCGGGCGAACGGCGTCGACGCCGAGTTCCCGGTGTGGGCGCAGGCCGCGTACGAATGGCAGGGCTGGGACCCGGCCACCAACACCGCCACCTACACCCCGGCGTCCGCGCACCCCAACTCGGTGGACCAGGACTACTACATCTCCTGGAACAACAAACAGGCCAAGGACTACACCACGGCCTCCTGGGGCGACGGCTCCGTGCACCGCGGCGACCTCCTGGAGGACCGGGTCTCCAAGCTGGTCGCGGCCGGCGGAGTGACCAGATCCGCGCTGGTGAAGGCGATGGCCGACGCCTCGGTCGCCGATCTGCGGGCCGAGGACGTGCTCCCGAACCTGCTCAAGGTCGTCAACAGCTCTCCGGTCACGGACTCCACGGCCGCCGACGCGGTGAGCAAGCTGTCCGCGTGGGTGACCGCGGGTGCCAAGCGCACCGAGACCTCGGCGGGCTCGCACACCTACGCCAACGCCGACGCGATCCGCATCCTGGACGCCTGGTGGCCGCTGCTGGTGAAGGCGGAGTTCCAGCCGGGGCTCGGCAGTGACCTGTACACCGCGTTCGGCAGCAACCTCCCGGTGGACGAAGCGCCGTCCGCGGGGCACGGACCGACCGGCTCGCACGCCGGAAGCTCCTTCCAGTTCGGCTGGTGGAGCTATGTCGACAAGGACATCCGGTCGGTGCTCGGGCAGCCCGTGCAGGGCGGCCTGTCGCGGACGTACTGCGGCGGCGGCAGCCTCAGCGCCTGCCGGGACGCCCTGATCGGCTCGCTCAAGGAGGCGGCGGGCAAGAGCGCGTCGATCGTGTACCCCGGCGACGACCAGTGCTCGGCGGGTGACCAGTGGTGCGCCGACTCGATCGTCCAGCGGACGCTCGGCGGCATCAAGCACGGCAAGATCACCTGGCAGAACCGGCCGACCTTCCAGCAGGTCGTCGAGTACACCTCGCACCGGTGA
- a CDS encoding SDR family oxidoreductase → MVEAMQGAGVVVTGAGGGIGAALARRFAAEGARVVVNDLDAGKVKAVADEIGGIAVVGDASRIVDEAREALGGTVDVYCANAGVGSGGSEAADESVWALAWDVNVMAHVRAAHALLPDWLERGSGRFVSTVSAAGLLTMIGAAPYSVTKHGAYAFAEWLSLTYRHRGVKVHAICPQGVRTDMLEATGSAGDLVLQPTAIEPGAVADALMKGIEEDRFLVLPHPEVAAYYQARAADPDRWMTNMNHLQQKWEAAE, encoded by the coding sequence GTGGTGGAAGCCATGCAGGGTGCGGGAGTCGTCGTCACCGGAGCGGGGGGCGGGATCGGGGCCGCGCTGGCCCGCAGATTCGCCGCCGAGGGAGCGCGGGTCGTGGTCAACGACCTCGACGCCGGCAAGGTGAAGGCCGTGGCCGACGAGATCGGTGGCATCGCGGTCGTCGGAGACGCCTCCCGGATCGTGGACGAGGCCCGCGAGGCCCTCGGCGGCACCGTGGACGTCTACTGCGCGAACGCCGGCGTCGGCTCGGGCGGCTCCGAGGCCGCCGACGAGAGCGTGTGGGCCCTGGCCTGGGACGTCAACGTGATGGCCCACGTCCGCGCCGCCCACGCGCTGCTCCCGGACTGGCTGGAGCGCGGCAGCGGCCGGTTCGTCTCGACCGTCTCCGCCGCCGGACTGCTCACGATGATCGGCGCCGCCCCGTACAGCGTCACCAAGCACGGCGCGTACGCGTTCGCCGAGTGGCTGTCCCTGACGTACCGCCACCGCGGGGTGAAGGTGCACGCGATCTGCCCCCAGGGCGTGCGCACCGACATGCTGGAGGCCACCGGGAGCGCAGGCGACCTGGTGCTCCAGCCCACCGCCATCGAGCCCGGGGCCGTCGCCGACGCGCTCATGAAGGGCATCGAGGAGGACCGCTTCCTGGTCCTGCCGCACCCCGAGGTCGCCGCCTACTACCAGGCACGGGCCGCCGACCCCGACCGCTGGATGACGAACATGAACCACCTCCAGCAGAAGTGGGAGGCCGCCGAGTGA
- a CDS encoding phosphotransferase family protein, translated as MSPDHPPGLDLDRLRGLLDRERPGLVNGPLTGRLIEGGRSNLTYAVTDGTGSWVVRRPPLGHVLATAHDMKREHRVISALHPTAVPVPDPVLLCEDESVLGAPFYVMEFVEGTPYRTADQLAPLGPQRTRDAVLGLVDTLVELHAVDPAEVGLADFGRPEGFLDRQLRRWGKQLDASRNRELAGIDELHAALGRELPDSPAPTVVHGDYRLDNVLIGSDDRITAILDWEMSTLGDPLTDLGLLVMYSTPLELPNSPISTTASAAGHPEAAEIVERYAARSGRDVSAVSWYTAFAWFKLAVILEGIHYRYTKGQTVGGGFDRIGELVPVFIEHGLTTLQEG; from the coding sequence ATGAGCCCGGACCACCCGCCAGGTCTCGATCTCGACCGGCTGCGCGGCCTGCTCGACCGTGAGCGGCCCGGACTCGTGAACGGCCCGCTGACGGGCCGGCTGATCGAGGGCGGACGGTCGAACCTCACCTACGCGGTCACCGACGGCACCGGCAGCTGGGTCGTACGACGGCCCCCGCTCGGCCATGTGCTGGCCACCGCGCACGACATGAAGCGCGAGCACCGGGTGATCAGCGCGCTGCACCCGACGGCCGTGCCGGTCCCCGACCCCGTGCTCCTGTGCGAGGACGAGTCGGTGCTCGGCGCCCCGTTCTACGTCATGGAGTTCGTCGAGGGCACCCCGTACCGCACCGCGGACCAGCTCGCCCCGCTCGGCCCGCAGCGCACCCGCGACGCGGTGCTCGGTCTGGTCGACACCCTGGTCGAACTGCACGCGGTGGACCCGGCCGAGGTCGGACTCGCCGACTTCGGCCGCCCCGAGGGCTTCCTCGACCGGCAACTGCGCCGCTGGGGCAAGCAGTTGGACGCGTCCCGCAACCGCGAGCTGGCCGGCATCGACGAACTGCACGCCGCCCTGGGCCGCGAACTGCCCGACTCCCCCGCGCCCACCGTCGTCCACGGCGACTACCGGCTCGACAACGTACTGATCGGATCCGACGACCGGATCACGGCGATCCTGGACTGGGAGATGTCCACGCTCGGCGATCCGCTCACCGACCTCGGGCTGCTCGTCATGTACAGCACGCCCCTGGAACTGCCCAACTCCCCCATCAGCACAACCGCTTCGGCCGCCGGGCACCCCGAGGCGGCCGAGATCGTCGAGCGGTACGCCGCGCGCTCGGGGCGCGACGTCTCCGCGGTCTCCTGGTACACAGCCTTCGCCTGGTTCAAGCTCGCCGTGATCCTGGAGGGCATCCACTACCGCTACACCAAGGGCCAGACGGTCGGCGGCGGCTTCGACCGCATCGGCGAGCTGGTCCCCGTCTTCATCGAGCACGGCCTGACCACCCTTCAGGAAGGCTGA
- a CDS encoding acyl-CoA dehydrogenase family protein, which translates to MDFAFDARTEELRGKLLAFMDEHVYPAEAVAEEQRALLASPWDTPAVVGELKAEARRQGLWNLFLPDSEYGAGLTNLQYAPLAEITGRSPHLAPTALNCAAPDTGNMEVLAQFGDEAQRKQWLEPLLAGEIRSAFAMTEPEVASSDATNITTLIEREGDEYVVTGRKWYISGAMNPDCKIFIVMGKTDPDGPDIRRQQSMILVPRDTPGVEVRRAMQVYGYEDHSHGGHAEVVFDRVRVPASNLIGEEGGGFAIAQARLGPGRIHHCMRLIGMAERAIELMCRRAVARTAFGKPLAQQGVVQNWIADARVTVEQLRLLVLKTAWMMDTVGNKGAHTEIQAIKIATPRAVVEILDKAVQLHGAGGVSQDFPLAELWASARTLKLADGPDEVHQRSLAHREIKKYV; encoded by the coding sequence ATGGACTTCGCATTCGACGCGCGCACCGAAGAGCTGCGCGGGAAGCTGCTCGCCTTCATGGACGAGCACGTCTATCCGGCGGAGGCCGTCGCGGAGGAGCAGCGCGCCCTGCTGGCCTCGCCGTGGGACACCCCCGCCGTGGTCGGTGAGCTGAAGGCCGAGGCCCGCAGGCAGGGTCTGTGGAACCTGTTCCTGCCGGACTCCGAGTACGGTGCCGGGCTGACCAACCTCCAGTACGCGCCGCTCGCCGAGATCACCGGCCGCAGCCCGCACCTGGCGCCCACCGCGCTGAACTGCGCGGCGCCGGACACCGGGAACATGGAGGTGCTCGCCCAGTTCGGCGACGAGGCGCAGCGCAAGCAGTGGCTGGAGCCGCTGCTGGCCGGGGAGATCCGTTCCGCGTTCGCGATGACGGAGCCCGAGGTCGCCTCCTCCGACGCCACGAACATCACCACGCTGATCGAGCGGGAGGGCGACGAGTATGTCGTCACCGGGCGCAAGTGGTACATCTCCGGGGCGATGAACCCCGACTGCAAGATCTTCATCGTGATGGGCAAGACGGACCCGGACGGCCCTGACATCCGACGCCAGCAGTCGATGATCCTGGTCCCCCGTGACACTCCGGGCGTCGAGGTACGGCGTGCCATGCAGGTGTACGGCTACGAGGACCACTCCCACGGCGGGCACGCCGAGGTCGTCTTCGACCGCGTCCGGGTGCCGGCGAGCAACCTGATCGGCGAGGAGGGCGGCGGGTTCGCCATCGCGCAGGCCCGGCTCGGTCCCGGCCGGATCCACCACTGCATGCGGCTGATCGGCATGGCCGAGCGGGCCATCGAGCTGATGTGCCGCCGGGCGGTGGCGCGTACGGCGTTCGGCAAGCCGCTGGCCCAGCAGGGGGTCGTGCAGAACTGGATCGCCGACGCCCGGGTGACCGTCGAGCAGTTGCGGCTGCTGGTGCTGAAGACGGCCTGGATGATGGACACCGTGGGCAACAAGGGTGCCCACACCGAGATCCAGGCCATCAAGATCGCCACTCCGCGGGCGGTCGTGGAGATCCTCGACAAGGCGGTGCAGCTGCACGGTGCCGGCGGGGTCAGCCAGGACTTCCCGCTGGCCGAGCTGTGGGCGTCCGCCCGGACCCTGAAGCTGGCCGACGGCCCCGACGAGGTCCACCAGCGCTCACTGGCCCACCGGGAGATCAAGAAGTACGTCTGA